One Gadus chalcogrammus isolate NIFS_2021 chromosome 4, NIFS_Gcha_1.0, whole genome shotgun sequence DNA segment encodes these proteins:
- the LOC130381716 gene encoding uncharacterized protein LOC130381716 isoform X1 produces the protein MAFSRALYQLSLLLLCLGTAHLAPLLPQVPDDHLKMLSVGLGRLLRGVEDNAQRLEGQGRRMAVEVEQAYQALESLRKQSFLAGRTHRQARKNLQLMSARGDQLEGVVQELQKGLGLVVEDQGILEHRMAQVLQKLRAASDPQRNTQPQPNTSQMKVTVDNQARRLASLASEVNVRDKMINRRLRSIEDLEKQVGLFPLSNLFISMHTHTQVNTWLLFNKHNFPK, from the exons ATGGCCTTTAGCCGTGCGCTCTATCAGCTGTCCCTCCTACTGCTCTGCCTGGGGACGGCCCACCTGGCTCCGTTGCTGCCACAGGTCCCAGACGACCACCTGAAGATGCTGTCGGTGGGActggggaggctgctgcggGGGGTGGAGGACAACGCCCAGCGGCTGGAGGGGCAGGGGCGGCGGATGGccgtggaggtggagcaggcctACCAGGCCCTGGAGAGCCTTCGTAAGCAGAGCTTTCTGGCGGGCAGGACCCACAGGCAG GCCAGGAAAAACCTCCAGCTGATGAGTGCCAGGGGGGACCAGCTAGAGGGGGTGGTCCAGGaactgcagaagggtctggggctggtggtggaggatcAGGGGATCCTGGAGCACAGGATGGCTCAGGTTCTACAGAAACTCAGGGCCGCATCGGACCCACAGAGGAACACCCAACCACAGCCCAACACAAGCCAGATGAAG GTCACAGTGGATAATCAGGCAAGGCGATTGGCTAGCCTGGCTTCCGAAGTGAATGTGCGAGATAAAATGATTAACAGACGTCTCCGGTCGATTGAGGACCTGGAAAAACAGGTTGGTTTATTTCCACTtagcaatttatttatttcaatgcacacacacacacaggtaaatacatggttGCTCTTCAATAAACATAATTTCCCCAAATAA
- the LOC130381716 gene encoding uncharacterized protein LOC130381716 isoform X2 has translation MAFSRALYQLSLLLLCLGTAHLAPLLPQVPDDHLKMLSVGLGRLLRGVEDNAQRLEGQGRRMAVEVEQAYQALESLRKQSFLAGRTHRQARKNLQLMSARGDQLEGVVQELQKGLGLVVEDQGILEHRMAQVLQKLRAASDPQRNTQPQPNTSQMKVTVDNQARRLASLASEVNVRDKMINRRLRSIEDLEKQLYDMRGGMPLPPKVRL, from the exons ATGGCCTTTAGCCGTGCGCTCTATCAGCTGTCCCTCCTACTGCTCTGCCTGGGGACGGCCCACCTGGCTCCGTTGCTGCCACAGGTCCCAGACGACCACCTGAAGATGCTGTCGGTGGGActggggaggctgctgcggGGGGTGGAGGACAACGCCCAGCGGCTGGAGGGGCAGGGGCGGCGGATGGccgtggaggtggagcaggcctACCAGGCCCTGGAGAGCCTTCGTAAGCAGAGCTTTCTGGCGGGCAGGACCCACAGGCAG GCCAGGAAAAACCTCCAGCTGATGAGTGCCAGGGGGGACCAGCTAGAGGGGGTGGTCCAGGaactgcagaagggtctggggctggtggtggaggatcAGGGGATCCTGGAGCACAGGATGGCTCAGGTTCTACAGAAACTCAGGGCCGCATCGGACCCACAGAGGAACACCCAACCACAGCCCAACACAAGCCAGATGAAG GTCACAGTGGATAATCAGGCAAGGCGATTGGCTAGCCTGGCTTCCGAAGTGAATGTGCGAGATAAAATGATTAACAGACGTCTCCGGTCGATTGAGGACCTGGAAAAACAG ctGTATGACATGAGAGGTGGTATGCCGCTCCCGCCAAAGGTCAGACTCTGA